A window from Larimichthys crocea isolate SSNF chromosome XXIII, L_crocea_2.0, whole genome shotgun sequence encodes these proteins:
- the nrbp2b gene encoding nuclear receptor-binding protein 2b isoform X2: MTMSVPERKSGSEGKEEESEDESEILEESPCGRWQKRKEQVSQGNVPGVESASLAMDTEEGVEVVWNEVLFSDKKVFKAQEEKIKEMFENLMQVEHPNIVKFHKYWLDMKESQARVIFITEYMSSGSLKQFLKKTKKNHKTMNVKAWKRWCTQILSALSYLHSCDPPIIHGNLTCDTIFIQHNGLIKIGSVWHRLFVNVFPDASVHGKARQHRDEQRNLHFFAPEYGAGEDDYAIDIFSFGICALEMAVLEIQANGDTAVSKEAIVNAGQSLEDPLMREFTQSCLRHEAKIRPTAHDLLFHRVLFEVHSLKLLAAHCLINNQYLLPENCVEEKTKSFDPNAVMAEIKHEDRQGVQLKYSHVSPLELDKFLEDVKNGIYPLMNFASTRPHPVPRALSLSQEQVETVKTPTPEPQETETRKVVQMHCNLESNEEGTKTHLSLFLKMDDKLHRQLSCDILLTDTSKDLASELVHYAFINEDDSEKVAGFLEDAIGRHRVRALASGSTQ, translated from the exons GTGAGCCAAGGTAATGTCCCAGGTGTGGAAAGTGCATCTCTGGCCATGGACACAGAGGAGGGTGTGGAGGTGGTTTGGAACGAGGTGCTCTTCTCCGATAAGAAGGTCTTCAAAGCACAGGAG gagaAGATCAAGGAGATGTTTGAGAACCTGATGCAGGTCGAACACCCCAACATTGTCAAGTTTCACAAGTACTGGCTGGACATGAAGGAGAGTCAGGCACGG GTCATATTCATCACAGAATACATGTCCTCGGGCAGCCTCAAGCAGTTTTTGAAGAAAACTAAGAAGAACCACAAGACCATGAATGTGAAG GCCTGGAAGAGATGGTGCACCCAGATTCTCTCTGCCCTCAG TTATCTGCACTCTTGCGACCCGCCTATAATCCACGGCAACCTGACGTGCGACACCATCTTCATTCAGCACAACGGCCTCATCAAGATCGGCTCAG TGTGGCATCGGCTTTTTGTTAATG TGTTTCCAGACGCCAGTGTCCACGGGAAAGCGAGGCAACATCGCGATGAGCAGAGGAATCTTCATTTTTTTGCTCCAGAATATGGAG CTGGCGAGGATGATTATGCCATAGACATTTTCTCCTTTGGCATCTGTGCTCTAGAG ATGGCAGTGCTGGAGATCCAGGCCAATGGAGATACTGCTGTGTCCAAGGAGGCCATCGTCAATGCAGGTCAATCTCTGGAAGACCCTCTCATGAGA gagtTCACCCAGTCTTGTTTGCGTCACGAAGCCAAGATCCGTCCCACGGCTCACGACCTTCTGTTCCACCGAGTCTTGTTCGAGGTCCACTCCCTCAAACTGCTCGCCGCCCACTGCCTCATCAACAACCAGT ACTTACTTCCAGAAAACTGTGTGGAGGAAAAAACCAAGTCCTTCGACCCCAACGCTGTCATGGCAGAGAttaaacatgaagacagacagggagtTCAGCTCAA ATATTCCCATGTGTCCCCTTTGGAACTTGACAAGTTCCTGGAGGATGTCAA GAATGGGATTTACCCCTTGATGAACTTCGCCTCGACTCGGCCTCACCCCGTCCCCCGAGCCCTCTCCTTGTCTCAGGAGCAGGTTGAGACAGTCAAGACGCCAACTCCTGAACCTCAGGAGACGGAAACCAGGAAG GTTGTCCAGATGCACTGTAATTTGGAGTCAAATGAAGAAGGGACCAAAACTCAT ctttctttgtttctgaagATGGATGACAAACTTCATAGGCAACTTAGCTGTGACATCCTTCTAA CTGACACGTCCAAAGACCTTGCCAGTGAACTTGTTCACTACGCCTTCATAAATGAG GACGACAGTGAGAAGGTAGCGGGATTCCTGGAGGACGCCATCGGCCGACACCGGGTCAGAGCCCTGGCTTCCGGGAGCACACAGTGA
- the nrbp2b gene encoding nuclear receptor-binding protein 2b isoform X3, whose amino-acid sequence MTMSVPERKSGSEGKEEESEDESEILEESPCGRWQKRKEQVSQGNVPGVESASLAMDTEEGVEVVWNEVLFSDKKVFKAQEEKIKEMFENLMQVEHPNIVKFHKYWLDMKESQARVIFITEYMSSGSLKQFLKKTKKNHKTMNVKAWKRWCTQILSALSYLHSCDPPIIHGNLTCDTIFIQHNGLIKIGSVFPDASVHGKARQHRDEQRNLHFFAPEYGAGEDDYAIDIFSFGICALEMAVLEIQANGDTAVSKEAIVNAGQSLEDPLMREFTQSCLRHEAKIRPTAHDLLFHRVLFEVHSLKLLAAHCLINNQYLLPENCVEEKTKSFDPNAVMAEIKHEDRQGVQLKYSHVSPLELDKFLEDVKNGIYPLMNFASTRPHPVPRALSLSQEQVETVKTPTPEPQETETRKVVQMHCNLESNEEGTKTHVSHIVLQLSLFLKMDDKLHRQLSCDILLTDTSKDLASELVHYAFINEDDSEKVAGFLEDAIGRHRVRALASGSTQ is encoded by the exons GTGAGCCAAGGTAATGTCCCAGGTGTGGAAAGTGCATCTCTGGCCATGGACACAGAGGAGGGTGTGGAGGTGGTTTGGAACGAGGTGCTCTTCTCCGATAAGAAGGTCTTCAAAGCACAGGAG gagaAGATCAAGGAGATGTTTGAGAACCTGATGCAGGTCGAACACCCCAACATTGTCAAGTTTCACAAGTACTGGCTGGACATGAAGGAGAGTCAGGCACGG GTCATATTCATCACAGAATACATGTCCTCGGGCAGCCTCAAGCAGTTTTTGAAGAAAACTAAGAAGAACCACAAGACCATGAATGTGAAG GCCTGGAAGAGATGGTGCACCCAGATTCTCTCTGCCCTCAG TTATCTGCACTCTTGCGACCCGCCTATAATCCACGGCAACCTGACGTGCGACACCATCTTCATTCAGCACAACGGCCTCATCAAGATCGGCTCAG TGTTTCCAGACGCCAGTGTCCACGGGAAAGCGAGGCAACATCGCGATGAGCAGAGGAATCTTCATTTTTTTGCTCCAGAATATGGAG CTGGCGAGGATGATTATGCCATAGACATTTTCTCCTTTGGCATCTGTGCTCTAGAG ATGGCAGTGCTGGAGATCCAGGCCAATGGAGATACTGCTGTGTCCAAGGAGGCCATCGTCAATGCAGGTCAATCTCTGGAAGACCCTCTCATGAGA gagtTCACCCAGTCTTGTTTGCGTCACGAAGCCAAGATCCGTCCCACGGCTCACGACCTTCTGTTCCACCGAGTCTTGTTCGAGGTCCACTCCCTCAAACTGCTCGCCGCCCACTGCCTCATCAACAACCAGT ACTTACTTCCAGAAAACTGTGTGGAGGAAAAAACCAAGTCCTTCGACCCCAACGCTGTCATGGCAGAGAttaaacatgaagacagacagggagtTCAGCTCAA ATATTCCCATGTGTCCCCTTTGGAACTTGACAAGTTCCTGGAGGATGTCAA GAATGGGATTTACCCCTTGATGAACTTCGCCTCGACTCGGCCTCACCCCGTCCCCCGAGCCCTCTCCTTGTCTCAGGAGCAGGTTGAGACAGTCAAGACGCCAACTCCTGAACCTCAGGAGACGGAAACCAGGAAG GTTGTCCAGATGCACTGTAATTTGGAGTCAAATGAAGAAGGGACCAAAACTCATGTGAGTCACATAGTATTACAG ctttctttgtttctgaagATGGATGACAAACTTCATAGGCAACTTAGCTGTGACATCCTTCTAA CTGACACGTCCAAAGACCTTGCCAGTGAACTTGTTCACTACGCCTTCATAAATGAG GACGACAGTGAGAAGGTAGCGGGATTCCTGGAGGACGCCATCGGCCGACACCGGGTCAGAGCCCTGGCTTCCGGGAGCACACAGTGA
- the nrbp2b gene encoding nuclear receptor-binding protein 2b isoform X4, with protein MTMSVPERKSGSEGKEEESEDESEILEESPCGRWQKRKEQVSQGNVPGVESASLAMDTEEGVEVVWNEVLFSDKKVFKAQEEKIKEMFENLMQVEHPNIVKFHKYWLDMKESQARVIFITEYMSSGSLKQFLKKTKKNHKTMNVKAWKRWCTQILSALSYLHSCDPPIIHGNLTCDTIFIQHNGLIKIGSVFPDASVHGKARQHRDEQRNLHFFAPEYGAGEDDYAIDIFSFGICALEMAVLEIQANGDTAVSKEAIVNAGQSLEDPLMREFTQSCLRHEAKIRPTAHDLLFHRVLFEVHSLKLLAAHCLINNQYLLPENCVEEKTKSFDPNAVMAEIKHEDRQGVQLKYSHVSPLELDKFLEDVKNGIYPLMNFASTRPHPVPRALSLSQEQVETVKTPTPEPQETETRKVVQMHCNLESNEEGTKTHLSLFLKMDDKLHRQLSCDILLTDTSKDLASELVHYAFINEDDSEKVAGFLEDAIGRHRVRALASGSTQ; from the exons GTGAGCCAAGGTAATGTCCCAGGTGTGGAAAGTGCATCTCTGGCCATGGACACAGAGGAGGGTGTGGAGGTGGTTTGGAACGAGGTGCTCTTCTCCGATAAGAAGGTCTTCAAAGCACAGGAG gagaAGATCAAGGAGATGTTTGAGAACCTGATGCAGGTCGAACACCCCAACATTGTCAAGTTTCACAAGTACTGGCTGGACATGAAGGAGAGTCAGGCACGG GTCATATTCATCACAGAATACATGTCCTCGGGCAGCCTCAAGCAGTTTTTGAAGAAAACTAAGAAGAACCACAAGACCATGAATGTGAAG GCCTGGAAGAGATGGTGCACCCAGATTCTCTCTGCCCTCAG TTATCTGCACTCTTGCGACCCGCCTATAATCCACGGCAACCTGACGTGCGACACCATCTTCATTCAGCACAACGGCCTCATCAAGATCGGCTCAG TGTTTCCAGACGCCAGTGTCCACGGGAAAGCGAGGCAACATCGCGATGAGCAGAGGAATCTTCATTTTTTTGCTCCAGAATATGGAG CTGGCGAGGATGATTATGCCATAGACATTTTCTCCTTTGGCATCTGTGCTCTAGAG ATGGCAGTGCTGGAGATCCAGGCCAATGGAGATACTGCTGTGTCCAAGGAGGCCATCGTCAATGCAGGTCAATCTCTGGAAGACCCTCTCATGAGA gagtTCACCCAGTCTTGTTTGCGTCACGAAGCCAAGATCCGTCCCACGGCTCACGACCTTCTGTTCCACCGAGTCTTGTTCGAGGTCCACTCCCTCAAACTGCTCGCCGCCCACTGCCTCATCAACAACCAGT ACTTACTTCCAGAAAACTGTGTGGAGGAAAAAACCAAGTCCTTCGACCCCAACGCTGTCATGGCAGAGAttaaacatgaagacagacagggagtTCAGCTCAA ATATTCCCATGTGTCCCCTTTGGAACTTGACAAGTTCCTGGAGGATGTCAA GAATGGGATTTACCCCTTGATGAACTTCGCCTCGACTCGGCCTCACCCCGTCCCCCGAGCCCTCTCCTTGTCTCAGGAGCAGGTTGAGACAGTCAAGACGCCAACTCCTGAACCTCAGGAGACGGAAACCAGGAAG GTTGTCCAGATGCACTGTAATTTGGAGTCAAATGAAGAAGGGACCAAAACTCAT ctttctttgtttctgaagATGGATGACAAACTTCATAGGCAACTTAGCTGTGACATCCTTCTAA CTGACACGTCCAAAGACCTTGCCAGTGAACTTGTTCACTACGCCTTCATAAATGAG GACGACAGTGAGAAGGTAGCGGGATTCCTGGAGGACGCCATCGGCCGACACCGGGTCAGAGCCCTGGCTTCCGGGAGCACACAGTGA
- the nrbp2b gene encoding nuclear receptor-binding protein 2b isoform X1, translated as MTMSVPERKSGSEGKEEESEDESEILEESPCGRWQKRKEQVSQGNVPGVESASLAMDTEEGVEVVWNEVLFSDKKVFKAQEEKIKEMFENLMQVEHPNIVKFHKYWLDMKESQARVIFITEYMSSGSLKQFLKKTKKNHKTMNVKAWKRWCTQILSALSYLHSCDPPIIHGNLTCDTIFIQHNGLIKIGSVWHRLFVNVFPDASVHGKARQHRDEQRNLHFFAPEYGAGEDDYAIDIFSFGICALEMAVLEIQANGDTAVSKEAIVNAGQSLEDPLMREFTQSCLRHEAKIRPTAHDLLFHRVLFEVHSLKLLAAHCLINNQYLLPENCVEEKTKSFDPNAVMAEIKHEDRQGVQLKYSHVSPLELDKFLEDVKNGIYPLMNFASTRPHPVPRALSLSQEQVETVKTPTPEPQETETRKVVQMHCNLESNEEGTKTHVSHIVLQLSLFLKMDDKLHRQLSCDILLTDTSKDLASELVHYAFINEDDSEKVAGFLEDAIGRHRVRALASGSTQ; from the exons GTGAGCCAAGGTAATGTCCCAGGTGTGGAAAGTGCATCTCTGGCCATGGACACAGAGGAGGGTGTGGAGGTGGTTTGGAACGAGGTGCTCTTCTCCGATAAGAAGGTCTTCAAAGCACAGGAG gagaAGATCAAGGAGATGTTTGAGAACCTGATGCAGGTCGAACACCCCAACATTGTCAAGTTTCACAAGTACTGGCTGGACATGAAGGAGAGTCAGGCACGG GTCATATTCATCACAGAATACATGTCCTCGGGCAGCCTCAAGCAGTTTTTGAAGAAAACTAAGAAGAACCACAAGACCATGAATGTGAAG GCCTGGAAGAGATGGTGCACCCAGATTCTCTCTGCCCTCAG TTATCTGCACTCTTGCGACCCGCCTATAATCCACGGCAACCTGACGTGCGACACCATCTTCATTCAGCACAACGGCCTCATCAAGATCGGCTCAG TGTGGCATCGGCTTTTTGTTAATG TGTTTCCAGACGCCAGTGTCCACGGGAAAGCGAGGCAACATCGCGATGAGCAGAGGAATCTTCATTTTTTTGCTCCAGAATATGGAG CTGGCGAGGATGATTATGCCATAGACATTTTCTCCTTTGGCATCTGTGCTCTAGAG ATGGCAGTGCTGGAGATCCAGGCCAATGGAGATACTGCTGTGTCCAAGGAGGCCATCGTCAATGCAGGTCAATCTCTGGAAGACCCTCTCATGAGA gagtTCACCCAGTCTTGTTTGCGTCACGAAGCCAAGATCCGTCCCACGGCTCACGACCTTCTGTTCCACCGAGTCTTGTTCGAGGTCCACTCCCTCAAACTGCTCGCCGCCCACTGCCTCATCAACAACCAGT ACTTACTTCCAGAAAACTGTGTGGAGGAAAAAACCAAGTCCTTCGACCCCAACGCTGTCATGGCAGAGAttaaacatgaagacagacagggagtTCAGCTCAA ATATTCCCATGTGTCCCCTTTGGAACTTGACAAGTTCCTGGAGGATGTCAA GAATGGGATTTACCCCTTGATGAACTTCGCCTCGACTCGGCCTCACCCCGTCCCCCGAGCCCTCTCCTTGTCTCAGGAGCAGGTTGAGACAGTCAAGACGCCAACTCCTGAACCTCAGGAGACGGAAACCAGGAAG GTTGTCCAGATGCACTGTAATTTGGAGTCAAATGAAGAAGGGACCAAAACTCATGTGAGTCACATAGTATTACAG ctttctttgtttctgaagATGGATGACAAACTTCATAGGCAACTTAGCTGTGACATCCTTCTAA CTGACACGTCCAAAGACCTTGCCAGTGAACTTGTTCACTACGCCTTCATAAATGAG GACGACAGTGAGAAGGTAGCGGGATTCCTGGAGGACGCCATCGGCCGACACCGGGTCAGAGCCCTGGCTTCCGGGAGCACACAGTGA